The following is a genomic window from Procambarus clarkii isolate CNS0578487 chromosome 52, FALCON_Pclarkii_2.0, whole genome shotgun sequence.
acctgtgaattagacagctgctacggactgcatccagtgtgtgtgtgtgtgtgtgtgtgtgtgtgtgtgtggaaaagaaattgattgattgacagatgagaggcggccgaaagagccggagcttaacccccacaagcacaactaggtgaatagtttcaaatgtagattaataagagcccagtatgctcaagactatgtacaccagttgattggcagatgagaggcaggaccaaagagccggagctcaacccccgcaagcacaactaggtgagtaccagttgACTGACCATTgaggcaggacccaagagccGAAGCCTAACTTACAAATTAGGCACAGTACACAGTAGGAAAGACCCACAGGCCGTACTcaaccatgttttttttttttaaagcggaCCTTTTGAAAACGGTGTTAAGATTCATGGCCGCGCCGTCCTCGCAATAAATCCTTAGCGGTATCCAAAGGCTGATCAGTTTTCCTTGAGACAAGTGCGGGACCTCCGGCTGGTCGGCCATGTCACCTGTTCCCCGTCTCGGGCCGCCCTCGCTCCCACTCACTCAGCATAACAACCCGCTCGCCTTGTGTAGTCCATCTTTTGTCGCTTATTGGGGATGTTGTtaatttattattactattattattgaaCGCAGCTTGTCTTCCAGGTAGTATCTAGAACGGCCGGGAGATGCGAGAGATGGGATTaatatggtggtgtgttgggagtgagagACATTATGCTTGGTGAGTGGGGCCTGGAGCGTCGCAGGCCGCAGGTGCGTCCCAGACTCTATGGCGCCCCGACGTccccaccgtcaccacctgtGTCCCGAAGCCACCCTGAGTTTACCAAACTTTGACTTGGGCTTCCAGTTTTGTAAACTAATTTATTCGTTTCAATTATATCATCTAAACTCTTTAAAAGTATATTATACTATTAATTATAAATTTTTGACGACCTGCTGCCCGCAGCGCAGAAATGTCACTCATAATACAACAGGTGGAAGGCTCCCAGCCAAGAACGAGGGGATCGGGACGAAGTGTCTTGTCAGCATAACCCCTTAAATGCAAACACGAAGGAACTCTACTGATAAACACCTCTACGAGTCACTGTCATAAGGGCGACCACTTATCCCGAATCCAAGAGATTATACGACTTTTATATCAATTCTTATCAAGTCCTCACGGAGCCTGTAGCTGAATATGTAACACAGTCAGTTGTTTACACGTGGTCGTTGGCGGGTTTGATGTTGGGCGCGGGGGCGGTAAGGGTGGTTTTGGCGCGGGGTGGGCGGAGGTTAGGGCGGTGTTGGGGTGGTGACTGAGCCACAGGTGGACGGAGCCTTACTGTGCTCCGGCACAAAAGGTAATCACAGTGGTTCACAGTTTCACCCCGacgctctgcttctctctctcatacacacacacgtgtgtcctAAAGTTGTTATGATACATGTATTCATCAGTGGCCTGCCCGGCCTGCCTTCACAGCGCCCGGCCTGCCTTCACAGCGCCCGGCTTACCTTCACAGCGCCCGGCCTACCTTCACAGCGCCCGGCTTACCTTCACAGCGCCCGGCTTACCTTCACAGCGCCCGGCCTTACCTTCACAGCGCCCGGCTTACCTTCACAGCGCCCGGCCTACCTTCACAGCGCCCGGCCTACCTTCACAGCGCCCGGCCTACCTTCACAGCACCCGGCCTACCTTCACAGCACCCGGCCTACCTTCACAGCGTCCTATACATATATAtccataaaatataaaataatcctCAGTTAGCTAGCTAATCACAGCCTCAGTCGAGGAATTCACTAACTGTGTAATTTGAATCGATACAAATCTAACCAAATTCTCAATCTAATTTGCATGATAAAAGGTCCAATATTTCACGTTAAAAACCATTTGACGAAGACAGGTGTACGAAGAACATAATGGATGCATGTTATTTACATACATATTGTGTAAATAAGTAGAGGCAACATTCCCACAGAGTGCATCAGCAGGGAGCACAGTCGGCCAAGTGAGTACAGGGTCATTGGTATGAGTTCCAGGGAGTGCAGTTGAGTGCGTCGGGAGAATACCTTAAGCGAGTCTCCCCTTACGCAAGAGCATCTCCACCATAATAACTGTACTGGTGGAAAATGGTCAGACTAGGTTACCAGTACGCTGCTGCCTCTGTGTATATCTCTGCGTGCGGGTGTATCTGCGTCCGGGTGTATCTGCGTGCGGGTATATCTGTGTGCAGGAATATGTGCGTGCGTGTATATCTGTGTTCAGGAATATCTGCGCGCGGGTGTATCTGCGTGCGGGTGTATCTGCGTGCGGGTATATCTGTGTGCAGGAATAAGTATATGCAGGAATATCTGCTCGCGGGAATATCTGCGCGGGGGTATATCTGCGCGCGGGTATATCTGCACGCGGGTATATCTGCACGCGGGTATATCTGCGCGCGAGTATATCTGCATTCGGGTATATCTGCGCGCGGGTTAAGATAATGTTGACAGATATTGAACCCAAGAAGCAGCTCGTGTCAGCGTCTAGTCACAGTCATCATATGTTGACGTGTACATGCCGTGTACTCCAACATCACTTGATGCAGTGATGTTGGAGGGATGTTGCGCCACATGCtaacatcacccctccccccatcacgtGGTCATGGGGAGGAGGCGCTCAGGAACGTTATAATTTAAAATGTACAAGCAGCCTAAGCCTGGCAGTGGAATGGTCTGGTGCGTACCGTGAGAGTTTGTTTATGTTGTCCACTGTGTGGCGAGGGGGCGTTAGTGGAGGCGACGTGTGCACCTGTTGGCACTGCGTAGTTCCGGCCAGCTGCACCCCGGCCTGCTGCACCCCCCCCCCGGActgctgcaccccccccccccggcctgctGCACCCCCCTCCCCGGCCTGCTGCACCCCCCTCCCCGGCCAGTTAACCCCCCCCCCGGCCTGCTGCACCCCCCCCCCGGACTGCTGCACCCCCCCCCCGGCCTGCTGCACCCCCCTCCCAGGCCTGTTAACCCCCCCCCCGGcctgttaaccccccccccccggcctgctGCACCCCCCCCGGCCTGCTGCACCCCCCCTCCGGCCTGCTGAACCCCCCCTCCCCGGCCTGCTGCACCCCCCCCCGGCCTGCTGCACCCCCCCCGGCCTGCTGCACCCCCCGGCCTGCTGCACCCCCCCTCCGGCCTGCTGAACCCCCCCTCCCCGGCCTGCTGAACCCCCACTCCCCGGCctgctgaacccccccccccagcctgctGCACCCCCCCCCCGGCCTGCTGCACCCCCCCCGGCctgctgcaccccccccccccggcctgctGCACCCCCCCCGGCCTGCTGCACACCCCCCGGCCTGCTGCACCACCCCCggcctgctgcaccccctcccggCCTGGTGCACCCCCTCCCGGCCTGCTGCACCCCCCCCCGGCCTGCTGCAGCCCCCCCGGCCTgctgcacaccccccccccccggcctgctgcacacccccccccccggcctgctgcacaccccccccccggcctgctgcacacccccccccccccggcctgctGCACACCCCCCGGCCTGCTGCACCACCCCTGGCCTGCTGCACCCCCCCTCCCGGCCTGCTGCACTCCCCCGGCCTGctgcacacctcccccccccggcCTGCTGCACCCCCCCGGCCTGCTGCACCCCCCCCCGGcctcctgcacccccccccccggcctgctGCACCCCCCCCCGGCCTGCTGCACCCCCCTCACctgcagcacccccccccctgcctcctgcACCCCCCCGGCCTGCTGCACCCCCCCCCCGGCCTGCTGCACCCCCCCCCGGCctgctgcacccccccccccggcctgctGCACCCCCCCCCGGCCTCCTGCACCCCCCCGGCCTGCTGCACCACCCCCGGCCTgctgcacacccccccccctggcctcctGCACCCCCCCGGCCTGCTGCACCACCCCCCGGCCTGCTGCACCACCCCCCGGCCTGCTGCACCCCCCCGGCCTGCTGCACCCCCCCGGCCTGCTGCACCCCCCCGGCCTCCTGCACCCCCCCGGCCTGCTGCACCACCCCCCGGCCTGCTGCACACCCCCCCGGCCTGCTGCACCACCCCCCGGCCTGCTGCACCACCCCCCGGCCTCCTGCACCCCCCCGGCCTGCTGCACCCCCCCCGGCctgctgcacccccccccccggcctgctgcacccccccccccggcctgctCCATGGCCTAACCAGTCCCCGGCGTGGCCCTGTAGGCCTGAGTGTCACCCAGCCATCAGTGGGCAGCAGACAGCTCAGCAGCCCTCTTAACCCTTCACTTGTCGCTGGCACTGGCGTCACGCTCTCACCTCAGGCGCCAGTCCGTGACGCGTGGTCACACGTCTGGGGCTGTCTCCCACGTCTCTCATATCTGGAATGCTTTAAGTTGAGAAGGTGTTTGGAAATCAGCAGGTGTATGGCCAGGGCCTGGTGTATGGCCAGAGCCAGgtgtattaccagaggccaggtgtATAGCCAGGGCCTGGTGTACGGCCAGGGCCTGGTGTATGGCCAGGGCCTGGTGCATGGCCAGGGCCTGGTGTATGGCCAGGGCCAGGTGTATGCCCAGGGCCTGGTGTATGGCCAGGGCCTATTGTATGGCCAGGGCCTGGTGTATGGCCAGAGTCAGGTGTATAGCCGAGGGCCTGGTGTACGGCCAGGGCCTGGTGCATGGCCAGGGCCTGGTGTATGGCCAGGGCCAGGTGTATGCCCAGGGCCTGGTGTATGGCCAGGGCCTATTGTATAGCCAGGGTCAGGTGTATGCCCAGGGCCTGGTGTATTGCCAGGGCCTGGTGTATGGCCAGGGCCTGGTGTATGGCCAGGGCCAGGTGTATGGCCAGGGCCAGGTGTATGGCCAGGGCCTAGTGTATGGCCAGGGCCTAGTGTATGgccagggccaggtgtgtggccggggccaggtgtgtggccggGGTCAGGTGTGTGGCCGGGGCCAGGTGTATGGCCAGGGCCTGGTGTATGGCCAGGGCCTGGTGTATGGCCAGAGCCAGGTGTATGGCCAGGGCCAGGTGTATGGCCAGGGCCTGGTGTATGGCCAGGGCCTGGTGTGTGGCCAAGGCCTGATGTATGGCCAGGGTCAGGTGTATGGCCAGGGTCAGGTGTATGACCAGGGCCAGGTGTATGGCCAGGACCAGGTGTATGGCCAGGGCCAGGTGTATGGCCAGGACCAGGTGTATGTCCAGGGTCAGGTGTATGGCCAGGGCCAGGTGTATGGCGAAGGCCAGGTGTATGGCCAGGGCGTGCATGGTGTATGGCCAGGGCGTGCATGGTGTATGGCCAGGGCCAGGTGTATGGCGAGGGCCAGGTGTATGGCCAGGGCCTGGTGTATGGCCAGGGCCTGGTGTATGGCCAGGGCCAGGTGTATGGCGAGGGCCAGGTGTATGGCTAGGGCCTGGTGTATGGCCAGGGCCTGGTGTATGGCCAGGGCCAGGTGTATGGCGAGGGTCAGATGTATGGCCAGGGCCTGGTGTATGGCCAGAGCCTGCATGGTGTATGGCCAGGGCCTGGTGTATGGCCAGGGCCTGGTGTATGGCCAGGCCCAGGTGTATGGCGAAGGCCAGGTGTATGGCCACCGCCAGGTGTATGGCCAGGGCCTGCATGGTGTATGGCCAGGGTCTGGTGTATGGCCAGGGTCTGGTGTATGGCCAGGGCCTGGTGTATGGCCAGGGCCAGGTGTATGGCGAGGGCCTGGTGTATGGCCGGGGCCAGGTGTATGCCCAGGGCCAGGTGTATGCCCAGGGCCAGGTGTATGGCGAGGGCCTGGTGTATGGCCAGGGCCAGGTGTATGGTCAGAGCCAGGTGTATGGCCAGGGCCTGGTGTATGGCCAGAGCCAGGTGTATGGCCAGGGTCAGGTGTATGGCGAGGGCCAGGTGTATGGCCAGGGCCTGGTATATGGCCGGGGCCAGGTGTATGGCCAGGGTCAGGTGTATGGCGAGGGCCTGTTGTATGGCCAGGGCCAGGTGTATGGCCAGGGCAAGGTGTATGGCCAGGGCCAGGTGTATGGCCAGAGCCAGGTGTATGGCCAGAGCCAGGTGTATGGCCAGGGCCAGGTGTATGGCCAGGGCCTGGTGTATGGCGAGGGCCAGGTGTATGGCGAGGGCCAGGTGTATGGCCAGGGCCAGGTGTATGGCCAGAGGCCAGGTGTATGGCCAGGCCAGGTGTATGACGAGGGCCAGGTGTATGGCCAGAGGCCTGGTGTATGGAAAGGGCCAGGTGTATGGCCAGGGCCAGGTGTATGGCGAGGGCCTGGTGTATGGCCAGGGCCAGGTGTATGGCCAGAGGCCTGGTGTATGGCCAGGGTCAGGTGTATGGCCAGGGCCAGGTGTATGGCGAGGGCCTGGTGTATGGCCAGGGCCAGGTGTATGGCCAGAGACCTGGTGTATGGCCAGGGCCAGGTGTATGGCGAAGGCCAGGTGTATGGCCAGGGCCTGGTGTACGGCCAGGGCCTGGTGTACGGCCAGGGCCTGGTGTATGGCCAGAGGTCAGGTGTATGGCCAGGGCCAGGTGTATGGCGAAGGCCAGGTGTATGGCCAGGGTCAGGTGTACGGCCAGGGCCTGGTGTATGGCCAGGGCCTGGTGTATGGCCAGGGCCAGGTGTTCGGCCAGGGCCTGGTGTATGGCCAGGGTCAGGTGTATGGCCAGGGTCAGGTGTATGGCCAGGGCCAGGTGTACGGCCAGGGCTAGGTGTATGGCCAGGGTCAGGTGTATGGCCAGGGCCTGGTGTATGGCCAGGGCCAGGTGTACGGCCAGGGCCAGGTGTACGGCCAGGGCCTGGTGTATGGCCAGGGCCTGGTGTATGGCCAGGGCCAGGTGTACGGCCAGGGCTAGGTGTATGGCCAGGGTCAGGTGTATGGCCAGGGTCAGGTGTATGGCCAGGGCCAGGTGTATGGCCAGGGCCTGGTGTATGGCCAGGGCCGggtcaccaggctggtggtggtggtgggggtcaccaggctggtggtggtgggggtcaccaggctggtggtggtggtggtggaggtcaccaggctggtggtggtggtggtgggggtcaccaggctggtggtggtggtggtggtggtgggggtcaccaggctggtggtgggggtcaccaggctggtggtgggggtcaccaggctggtggtggtggtgggggtcaccagggtggtggtggtggtggtggtgggggtcaccaggatggtggtggtggtggtggtggtggaggtcaccaggctggtggtggtggtgggggtcaccaggctggtggtggtggtggtggtgggggtcaccaggctggtggtggtggtggtggtggtggtggtggtggtgggggtcaccatgcaggctggtggtggtggtggtggtggtgggggtcaccaggctggtggtggtggtggtggtggtgggggtcaccaggctggtggtggtgggggtcaccaggctggtggtggtggtggtgggggtcaccaggctggtggtggtgggggtcaccaggctggtggtgggggtcaccaggctggtggtggtggtgggggtcaccaggctggtggtggtggtgggggtcaccaggctggtggtggtggtggtggtgggggtcaccaggctggtggtggtggtggtggtggtcaccaggctggtggtggtggtgggggtcaccaggctggtggtggtggtggtgggggtcaccaggctggtggtggtggtggtggtgggggtcaccaggctggtggtggtggtggaggtcaccaggctggtggtggtggtgggggtcaccaggctggtggtggtggtggtgggggtcaccaggctggtggtggtggtggtgggggtcaccaggctggtggtggtggtggtggtagtgggggtcaccaggctggtggtggtggtggtggtgggggtcaccaggctggtggtggtggtggtggtggtggtagtgggggtcaccaggctggtggtggtggtggtggtgggggtcaccaggctggtggtggtggtggtggtggtggtagtgggggtcaccaggctggtggtggtggtggtggtggtgggggtcaccaggctggtggtggtggtgggggtcaccaggctggtggtggtggtggtgggggtcaccaggctggtggtggtggtgggggtggtggtgggggtcaccaggctggtggtggtggtgggggtcaccaggctggtggtgctggtggtggtggggcgtcaccaggctggtggtggtggaggtcaccaggctggtggtgctggtggtggtggaggtcaccaggctggtggtggtggtggtggtgggggtcaccaggc
Proteins encoded in this region:
- the LOC138352230 gene encoding repetin-like is translated as MVYGQGLVYGQGLVYGQGLVYGQGQVYGEGLVYGRGQVYAQGQVYAQGQVYGEGLVYGQGQVYGQSQVYGQGLVYGQSQVYGQGQVYGEGQVYGQGLVYGRGQVYGQGQVYGEGLLYGQGQVYGQGKVYGQGQVYGQSQVYGQSQVYGQGQVYGQGLVYGEGQVYGEGQVYGQGQVYGQRPGVWPGQVYDEGQVYGEGQVYGQGQVYGQGLVYGQGLVYGQGQVFGQGLVYGQGQVYGQGQVYGQGQVYGQG